Proteins found in one Herbiconiux sp. A18JL235 genomic segment:
- a CDS encoding VOC family protein: MTNANSNPTTPKQLRLIIETDDFDEALHFYRDLLGMPEQAAFATEGDDRVAILHAGVATIELATSTHAKNIDEVEGMPAGSAPSLRIALEVEDTVAAVARATAGDATVLAPPTRTPFRSLNARLQGPAGWQVTLFQELETLQERQTRAGFLTDDERDRHA, from the coding sequence ATGACGAACGCGAACTCGAACCCCACGACACCGAAGCAGCTGCGCTTGATCATCGAGACCGACGACTTCGATGAGGCACTGCACTTCTACCGAGACCTCCTCGGCATGCCCGAGCAGGCCGCCTTCGCGACAGAGGGCGACGACCGGGTCGCTATCCTCCACGCCGGCGTAGCCACCATCGAACTCGCCACTTCGACCCACGCGAAGAACATCGACGAGGTCGAGGGCATGCCCGCCGGGTCGGCGCCCTCCCTCCGCATCGCACTCGAAGTCGAGGACACCGTCGCGGCGGTCGCCCGCGCGACCGCAGGCGACGCGACGGTTCTCGCCCCGCCCACGCGCACTCCCTTCCGTTCCCTGAACGCCCGCCTGCAGGGCCCCGCAGGCTGGCAGGTCACGCTCTTCCAAGAACTCGAGACTCTGCAGGAGCGCCAGACACGAGCGGGGTTTCTGACCGACGATGAGCGAGACCGTCACGCCTGA
- a CDS encoding LPXTG cell wall anchor domain-containing protein, producing the protein MPASAVTESRIRGVARLRPLLALGATVALVGVGFAVPSSASAAEAADAVADAVADGCSFETGFCQVEGQPGSSYEVAVPAGVNRITALVIGGAGGANSSGQPGGQGGLTMATFEVSAGQTLDIVIGGAASGATAGIGYTSGGQGGRSAGTPDFMPTGGGGGGSSAVLDGTSGDVIAVAGGGGGAGGDALGGGAPGGSGGDGGQPASSGGNGSPTGTSSEGAQGGDGGGAGQADGENNTTVSIAPTPGAGGGGYSDGGSGGGGSSGFTGTPDGTEDYPSAGGGGGGQSYVAPSVVTWRFLASGPWNDAGDGTVLLYTSSGSVFTCATGTQDDVLPDAATGAMVVAAGGAGESTEDNGQGGAGALVTGQFAVPGGTQLKVVVGCAGDHGGYGWSSGGVGGSAHDLTKAGGQGGGSSAVVPGGSDPSIGAGGGGGAGGPIFDAVCNCSGGNGGAGIGTPVAGAIGEAGAGGEGGGLFGGDGGAGGFANGASGDDGENGEFLKAPGGGGGGGIVSGGSFGRRGGESSAGGGGGAGSSYAVDGATFLTGGTLDPTVFDDGVVLVIPVVPPQLSATLTIDQPVINATGAKPDVSVGVTCTVAGDVVTSEQLRFVGEERTLAVSGIARGAECTARILEPADAGAADPVVTVMDADKRISLGYDAAKANGGGAGGGAGSSRLADTGASPMNAVGLLALLLAAGAGALVWRRRLGRAGR; encoded by the coding sequence ATGCCCGCATCCGCCGTCACTGAATCGCGCATCCGGGGCGTCGCCCGTCTGCGGCCCCTGCTCGCTCTGGGAGCGACCGTCGCGCTCGTGGGCGTCGGGTTCGCCGTTCCGTCGTCGGCGTCGGCCGCCGAAGCCGCCGATGCAGTCGCCGACGCCGTCGCCGACGGATGCTCCTTCGAGACCGGGTTCTGCCAGGTCGAGGGGCAGCCGGGGTCGTCCTACGAGGTCGCCGTCCCCGCCGGAGTCAACCGCATCACGGCACTCGTCATCGGCGGGGCGGGGGGTGCCAACAGCTCGGGTCAACCCGGCGGGCAAGGCGGCCTGACGATGGCGACGTTCGAGGTGAGCGCGGGCCAGACGCTCGACATCGTCATCGGCGGCGCCGCCTCAGGAGCGACCGCGGGAATCGGATACACCTCAGGCGGGCAGGGCGGCCGGTCGGCGGGCACGCCCGACTTCATGCCGACGGGGGGCGGTGGCGGCGGGTCGAGCGCGGTTCTCGACGGGACCTCAGGCGACGTGATCGCGGTCGCGGGCGGCGGCGGCGGTGCCGGCGGCGACGCTCTCGGCGGAGGTGCGCCGGGCGGCTCCGGCGGTGACGGCGGACAGCCCGCCTCCTCCGGCGGCAACGGCTCGCCGACGGGTACCTCGAGCGAGGGCGCGCAGGGTGGCGACGGCGGAGGGGCGGGTCAGGCCGACGGTGAGAACAACACGACTGTCTCGATCGCCCCGACCCCAGGAGCGGGGGGAGGCGGGTACTCCGACGGTGGCAGCGGTGGAGGCGGATCGAGCGGCTTCACCGGCACACCGGACGGCACCGAGGACTACCCCTCTGCCGGCGGGGGAGGGGGCGGCCAGTCGTACGTGGCGCCCTCGGTGGTGACCTGGCGGTTCCTCGCCTCCGGGCCGTGGAACGATGCCGGCGACGGAACCGTGCTGCTCTACACCTCGTCCGGATCCGTCTTCACCTGCGCCACCGGCACTCAAGACGACGTGCTGCCCGATGCCGCCACCGGTGCGATGGTGGTCGCCGCCGGCGGCGCGGGCGAGTCGACCGAAGACAACGGGCAGGGTGGCGCCGGCGCGCTCGTGACGGGTCAGTTCGCGGTGCCGGGTGGCACCCAGCTGAAGGTGGTCGTCGGATGCGCGGGAGACCACGGCGGGTACGGATGGTCGTCGGGAGGGGTCGGCGGAAGCGCCCACGACCTGACCAAGGCCGGTGGGCAGGGCGGCGGTTCGTCGGCCGTGGTGCCGGGTGGCTCCGACCCGAGCATCGGAGCAGGGGGAGGCGGGGGTGCCGGCGGGCCCATCTTCGACGCGGTGTGCAACTGCTCGGGCGGCAACGGGGGCGCGGGCATCGGCACGCCGGTGGCCGGCGCGATCGGCGAGGCCGGCGCGGGCGGCGAAGGCGGTGGCCTGTTCGGCGGCGACGGTGGCGCCGGTGGCTTCGCGAATGGCGCCTCCGGTGACGACGGCGAGAACGGTGAGTTCCTCAAGGCTCCCGGCGGTGGGGGCGGAGGCGGCATCGTCAGCGGTGGCAGCTTCGGCCGTCGCGGCGGGGAGAGCTCAGCCGGTGGCGGCGGGGGAGCGGGGTCGTCGTACGCCGTCGACGGGGCGACGTTCCTGACGGGCGGCACCCTCGACCCGACGGTGTTCGACGACGGCGTGGTGCTCGTCATCCCGGTCGTGCCTCCGCAGCTCTCCGCGACGTTGACGATCGATCAGCCCGTCATCAACGCGACGGGTGCGAAGCCCGACGTGAGTGTCGGGGTGACCTGCACCGTGGCCGGTGACGTCGTCACCTCGGAGCAGTTGCGGTTCGTGGGGGAGGAGCGCACGCTCGCCGTGAGCGGGATCGCGCGCGGTGCCGAGTGCACGGCGCGCATCCTCGAGCCGGCGGATGCCGGGGCTGCCGACCCGGTGGTCACCGTCATGGACGCCGACAAGCGCATCTCGCTCGGCTATGACGCCGCGAAGGCGAACGGTGGGGGAGCGGGTGGCGGAGCCGGATCTTCACGCCTCGCCGACACGGGCGCCTCGCCGATGAACGCCGTGGGACTGCTCGCCCTGCTCCTGGCGGCGGGTGCAGGCGCGCTCGTCTGGCGGCGACGGCTCGGGCGAGCGGGCCGTTAG